The following proteins come from a genomic window of Panthera leo isolate Ple1 chromosome E2, P.leo_Ple1_pat1.1, whole genome shotgun sequence:
- the RPL13 gene encoding 60S ribosomal protein L13 — protein sequence MAPSRNGMILKPHFHKDWQRRVATWFNQPARKIRRRKARQAKARRIAPRPASGPIRPIVRCPTVRYHTKVRAGRGFSLEELRVAGIHKKVARTIGISVDPRRRNKSTESLQANVQRLKEYRSKLLLFPRRPAAPKKGDSSAEELKLATQLTGPVMPIRNVYKKEKARVITEEEKNFKAFASLRMARAHARLFGIRAKRAKEAAEQDVEKKK from the exons ATGGCGCCCAGCCGGAATGGCATGATCCTGAAGCCCCACTTCCACAAGGACTGGCAGCGGCGCGTGGCCACGTGGTTCAACCAGCCGGCGCGGAAGATCCGCAG ACGCAAGGCCCGGCAAGCCAAGGCACGCCGCATCGCCCCGCGCCCCGCGTCCGGACCCATCCGGCCCATCGTCAGGTGCCCCACGGTGCGGTATCACACCAAAGTGCGAGCCGGCCGGGGCTTCAGCCTGGAGGAGCTGCGG GTGGCTGGCATCCACAAGAAGGTGGCGCGGACCATCGGGATCTCCGTGGATCCGAGACGGCGGAACAAGTCCACGGAGTCCCTGCAGGCCAACGTGCAGCGGCTGAAGGAGTACCGCTCCAAGCTGCTCCTGTTCCCGCGGAGGCCGGCGGCCCCCAAGAAGGGGGACAGCTCG GCCGAGGAACTCAAGCTGGCCACGCAGCTGACAGGACCGGTCATGCCCATACGGAAT GTCtacaagaaagagaaagccagAGTCATTACCGAGGAGGAGAAGAACTTCAAGGCGTTTGCCAGTCTTCGCATGGCCCGTGCCCATGCCCGGCTGTTTGGCATCCGGGCCAAAAGGGCCAAAGAAGCTGCAGAACAggatgtggaaaagaaaaaataa
- the CPNE7 gene encoding copine-7 isoform X1, with product MECTLGQIVAQKKVTRALLLKFGRNAGKSTITVTAEDISGNNGYVELSFRARKLDDKDLFSKSDPFLELYRVNDDGSEQLVYRTEVVKDNLSPVWEPFKVSLNNLCSCEETRPLKCLVWDHDSRGKHDFIGEFSTTFEEMQKAFGEDQAQWDCVNAKYRQRKRNYKNSGVVILADLKGSLFPGLHHGRLSDSLHPSNGDPRNSCSLHYINPFQPNEYLQALVAVGEICQDYDSDKRFSALGFGARIPPKYEVSHDFAINFNPEDDECEGIQGVVEAYRNCLPRVQLYGPTNVAPVISKVARMAAAEESSGEASQYYILLVLTDGVVTDMADTREAIVRASYLPMSIIIVGVGNADFTDMQTLDGDEGILRSPRGEPALRDIVQFVPFRELKSASPAALAKCVLAEVPRQVVEYFSYRELPPRGLGTHTYDAGPERARQPGVRPVSVSSTLGVP from the exons ATGGAGTGCACCTTGGGGCAG ATTGTGGCCCAGAAGAAGGTGACCCGTGCCCTGCTGCTCAAGTTCGGCAGGAATGCCGGCAAGTCCACCATCACG GTGACAGCTGAGGACATCTCCGGGAACAATGGCTACGTGGAGCTTTCCTTCCGGGCCAGGAAGCTGGACGACAAG gacCTCTTCAGCAAGTCAGACCCCTTCCTGGAGCTATACCGGGTCAATGACGATGGGAGTGAGCAGCTGGTGTACCGGACCGAG GTGGTGAAGGACAACCTCAGCCCCGTGTGGGAGCCTTTCAAGGTGTCGCTGAACAACCTCTGCAGCTGTGAGGAGACGCGGCCTCTGaag TGCCTCGTCTGGGATCACGACTCCCGCGGAAAGCACGACTTCATCGGGGAATTCTCCACCACCTTTGAGGAAATGCAGAAAGCCTTTGGGGAGGACCAG gCCCAGTGGGACTGCGTGAATGCCAAGTACAGGCAGAGGAAGCGTAATTACAAGAACTCTGGGGTCGTCATCCTGGCAGACCTGAAG GGTTCACTCTTTCCTGGACTACATCATGGGCGGCTGTCAGATTCACTTCACC CCTCCAACGGTGACCCGCGGAACAGCTGCTCTCTGCACTATATCAACCCTTTCCAGCCCAACGAGTATCTGCAGGCCCTGGTGGCCGTGGGAGAGATCTGCCAGGACTATGACAG TGACAAGAGATTTTCTGCTCTGGGGTTTGGAGCACGGATCCCTCCCAAGTATGAG gtgtcccatgactTTGCCATCAACTTCAACCCTGAGGACGATGAGTGTGAAG GGATCCAGGGCGTGGTGGAGGCCTATCGGAACTGCCTGCCCAGGGTCCAGCTCTATGGCCCCACCAACGTGGCCCCTGTCATCTCCAAGGTGGCCCGCATGGCAGCGGCCGAGGAGAGCAGTGGGGAGGCCTCC caaTACTACATCCTGCTGGTCCTGACTGACGGAGTGGTGACCGACATGGCAGATACCCGGGAGGCCATCGTGCGCGCCTCCTACCTGCCCATGTCCATCATCATCGTGGGGGTGGGCAACGCTGACTTCACGGACATGCAGACCCTGGACGGGGACGAGGGCATCCTGCGCTCCCCGAGGGGCGAGCCGGCGCTCCGTGACATCGTGCAGTTTGTTCCCTTCCGGGAGCTCAAGAGC GCGTCCCCGGCGGCTCTGGCCAAGTGCGTGCTGGCTGAGGTGCCCAGGCAGGTGGTGGAATACTTCAGCTACAGGGAGCTGCCTCCCAGAGGCCTCGGCACCCACACCTACGACGCTGGCCCCGAGAGGGCGAGGCAGCCAGGAGTGCGGCCAGTCTCTGTCTCAAGCACCCTTGGGGTGCCTTAG
- the CPNE7 gene encoding copine-7 isoform X2, with product MECTLGQIVAQKKVTRALLLKFGRNAGKSTITVTAEDISGNNGYVELSFRARKLDDKDLFSKSDPFLELYRVNDDGSEQLVYRTEVVKDNLSPVWEPFKVSLNNLCSCEETRPLKCLVWDHDSRGKHDFIGEFSTTFEEMQKAFGEDQAQWDCVNAKYRQRKRNYKNSGVVILADLKSYRVHSFLDYIMGGCQIHFTVAIDFTASNGDPRNSCSLHYINPFQPNEYLQALVAVGEICQDYDSDKRFSALGFGARIPPKYEVSHDFAINFNPEDDECEGIQGVVEAYRNCLPRVQLYGPTNVAPVISKVARMAAAEESSGEASQYYILLVLTDGVVTDMADTREAIVRASYLPMSIIIVGVGNADFTDMQTLDGDEGILRSPRGEPALRDIVQFVPFRELKSASPAALAKCVLAEVPRQVVEYFSYRELPPRGLGTHTYDAGPERARQPGVRPVSVSSTLGVP from the exons ATGGAGTGCACCTTGGGGCAG ATTGTGGCCCAGAAGAAGGTGACCCGTGCCCTGCTGCTCAAGTTCGGCAGGAATGCCGGCAAGTCCACCATCACG GTGACAGCTGAGGACATCTCCGGGAACAATGGCTACGTGGAGCTTTCCTTCCGGGCCAGGAAGCTGGACGACAAG gacCTCTTCAGCAAGTCAGACCCCTTCCTGGAGCTATACCGGGTCAATGACGATGGGAGTGAGCAGCTGGTGTACCGGACCGAG GTGGTGAAGGACAACCTCAGCCCCGTGTGGGAGCCTTTCAAGGTGTCGCTGAACAACCTCTGCAGCTGTGAGGAGACGCGGCCTCTGaag TGCCTCGTCTGGGATCACGACTCCCGCGGAAAGCACGACTTCATCGGGGAATTCTCCACCACCTTTGAGGAAATGCAGAAAGCCTTTGGGGAGGACCAG gCCCAGTGGGACTGCGTGAATGCCAAGTACAGGCAGAGGAAGCGTAATTACAAGAACTCTGGGGTCGTCATCCTGGCAGACCTGAAG TCCTACAGGGTTCACTCTTTCCTGGACTACATCATGGGCGGCTGTCAGATTCACTTCACC GTGGCCATCGATTTCACAGCCTCCAACGGTGACCCGCGGAACAGCTGCTCTCTGCACTATATCAACCCTTTCCAGCCCAACGAGTATCTGCAGGCCCTGGTGGCCGTGGGAGAGATCTGCCAGGACTATGACAG TGACAAGAGATTTTCTGCTCTGGGGTTTGGAGCACGGATCCCTCCCAAGTATGAG gtgtcccatgactTTGCCATCAACTTCAACCCTGAGGACGATGAGTGTGAAG GGATCCAGGGCGTGGTGGAGGCCTATCGGAACTGCCTGCCCAGGGTCCAGCTCTATGGCCCCACCAACGTGGCCCCTGTCATCTCCAAGGTGGCCCGCATGGCAGCGGCCGAGGAGAGCAGTGGGGAGGCCTCC caaTACTACATCCTGCTGGTCCTGACTGACGGAGTGGTGACCGACATGGCAGATACCCGGGAGGCCATCGTGCGCGCCTCCTACCTGCCCATGTCCATCATCATCGTGGGGGTGGGCAACGCTGACTTCACGGACATGCAGACCCTGGACGGGGACGAGGGCATCCTGCGCTCCCCGAGGGGCGAGCCGGCGCTCCGTGACATCGTGCAGTTTGTTCCCTTCCGGGAGCTCAAGAGC GCGTCCCCGGCGGCTCTGGCCAAGTGCGTGCTGGCTGAGGTGCCCAGGCAGGTGGTGGAATACTTCAGCTACAGGGAGCTGCCTCCCAGAGGCCTCGGCACCCACACCTACGACGCTGGCCCCGAGAGGGCGAGGCAGCCAGGAGTGCGGCCAGTCTCTGTCTCAAGCACCCTTGGGGTGCCTTAG